From Cellulomonas dongxiuzhuiae, the proteins below share one genomic window:
- the dnaE gene encoding DNA polymerase III subunit alpha, with product MAAGGSPDPSFVHLHVHSEYSMLDGAARIGEMLDEAGRLGQTAMAITDHGYLFGAFEFWQKATDRGIKPIIGVEAYVTPGTSRFDQNRVRWGEAHQAADDVSARGAYTHLTLLSRTTEGMHNLFRMGSLASVEGQMGKWPRMDRELLSRYADGLIATSGCPSGEIQTRLRLGHYDEALRAAGELQDIFGKQHFFIEVMDHGLDIERRVIKDLLRVAEGIGAPLVATNDLHYTREEDAHAHEVLLAVQSGSTLDEPTSDQGGSRFAFGGTGYYVKSAAEMRRTWAELPEACDNTLLVAEQCDVKFNTGANYMPRFPVPAGENEDSWFIKEVEQGLLRRYHGSVPDAVRKQADYETGVITQLGFSGYFLVVADFINWAKKQGIRVGPGRGSAAGSMASYAVGITELDPLEHGLIFERFLNPERVSWPDVDVDFDERRRGEVIRYVSDKYGDDRVCQIVTYGTIKAKQALKDASRVLGFPFAMGEKLTKAMPPPVMGKDIPLSGMYDPEHPRYAEADEFRQVVAADPEAQRVLETARGLENLKRQWGVHAAGVIMSSEPLLDIIPIMKRPQDGAIITQFDQPASEALGLIKMDFLGLRNLTILDDALENIVMNGKPAILIEEVPLDDPATYELLGRGDTLGVFQLDGGPMRSLLRQMRPDNFEDISAVIALYRPGPMGMNSHVNYALRKNGLQEIEPIHPELVEPLQDVVGVTHGLIVYQEQVQKAAQVLAGYSLGQADLLRRAMGKKKQEVLDKEFVPFQAGMRERGYSDAAIQAVWDVLVPFAGYAFNKAHSAAYGVVSYWTGFLKANYPTEYMAALLTSVRDDKDKSALYLGECRHMGITVLPPDVNSSSANFTAVGVDIRFGLTAVRNVGANVVDAIVAAREEKGAFTSFTDFLDKVPAVVCNKRTIESLIKAGAFDSLGHPRRALLLVHEQAVDAVIDVKRKEATGQFDLFADLAGDDETGSGIAVTIPDLPDWDKKQRLAFEREMLGLYVSDHPLSGLEHVLSAQADVSIATLNADEARPDGSTVVVAGLVTSLQRKMSKQGNPWAAVTLEDMEGSVEIMFFGETYLAYSTVLAEDAVLVVRGRVRRRDDTMQLQAMEVSIPDTSQGADSPVVVSLSEGRCTPPVVERLREVLSTHPGVTEVHLRLTSPGRAVLMRLDDGLRVERSPSLFGDLKALLGPSCLAS from the coding sequence ATGGCTGCTGGAGGATCCCCGGACCCGTCTTTCGTCCACCTCCACGTGCACAGCGAGTACTCGATGCTCGACGGGGCCGCACGCATCGGCGAGATGCTCGACGAGGCGGGTCGTCTGGGCCAGACGGCGATGGCGATCACCGACCACGGCTACCTGTTCGGCGCCTTCGAGTTCTGGCAGAAGGCGACCGACCGGGGCATCAAGCCGATCATCGGCGTCGAGGCGTACGTCACACCGGGCACCAGCCGGTTCGACCAGAACCGCGTCCGGTGGGGCGAGGCGCACCAGGCGGCCGACGACGTCTCGGCGCGCGGTGCCTACACGCACCTGACGCTGCTGAGCCGCACCACCGAGGGCATGCACAACCTGTTCCGGATGGGTTCGCTCGCCTCGGTCGAGGGTCAGATGGGCAAGTGGCCCCGGATGGACCGTGAGCTGCTCTCCCGGTACGCGGACGGCCTGATCGCGACGAGCGGGTGCCCCTCGGGCGAGATCCAGACGCGGCTGCGGCTGGGCCACTACGACGAGGCGCTGCGTGCCGCGGGCGAGCTGCAGGACATCTTCGGCAAGCAGCACTTCTTCATCGAGGTCATGGACCACGGCCTGGACATCGAGCGTCGGGTCATCAAGGACCTGCTCCGCGTCGCCGAGGGCATCGGCGCACCGCTCGTCGCGACCAACGACCTGCACTACACGCGTGAGGAGGACGCCCACGCGCACGAGGTGCTGCTCGCGGTGCAGTCCGGGTCCACCCTCGACGAGCCGACGAGCGACCAGGGCGGCAGCCGGTTCGCGTTCGGCGGCACGGGGTACTACGTGAAGTCGGCGGCGGAGATGCGCCGCACGTGGGCCGAGCTCCCGGAGGCGTGCGACAACACGCTGCTGGTCGCCGAGCAGTGCGACGTGAAGTTCAACACCGGTGCCAACTACATGCCGCGCTTCCCCGTCCCCGCGGGCGAGAACGAGGACTCCTGGTTCATCAAGGAGGTCGAGCAGGGCCTCCTGCGCCGGTACCACGGGTCGGTCCCGGACGCCGTGCGCAAGCAGGCGGACTACGAGACGGGCGTCATCACGCAGCTCGGCTTCTCGGGCTACTTCCTCGTCGTCGCGGACTTCATCAACTGGGCCAAGAAGCAGGGCATCCGCGTGGGCCCCGGTCGTGGGTCCGCGGCCGGCTCGATGGCGTCGTACGCGGTCGGCATCACCGAGCTCGACCCGCTCGAGCACGGCCTGATCTTCGAGCGGTTCCTCAACCCCGAGCGCGTGTCGTGGCCCGACGTCGACGTCGACTTCGACGAGCGCCGTCGGGGTGAGGTCATCCGCTACGTGAGCGACAAGTACGGCGACGACCGGGTCTGCCAGATCGTCACGTACGGCACGATCAAGGCCAAGCAGGCGCTCAAGGACGCGTCGCGCGTGCTGGGCTTCCCCTTCGCCATGGGGGAGAAGCTCACCAAGGCCATGCCGCCGCCCGTCATGGGCAAGGACATCCCGCTGTCCGGCATGTACGACCCCGAGCACCCCCGGTACGCCGAGGCCGACGAGTTCCGGCAGGTGGTCGCGGCGGACCCCGAGGCGCAGCGCGTGCTCGAGACCGCGCGCGGCCTGGAGAACCTCAAGCGCCAGTGGGGCGTGCACGCGGCCGGCGTCATCATGTCGAGCGAGCCGCTGCTCGACATCATCCCGATCATGAAGCGCCCCCAGGACGGCGCGATCATCACGCAGTTCGACCAGCCGGCGTCCGAGGCGCTCGGGCTGATCAAGATGGACTTCCTGGGTCTGCGCAACCTGACGATCCTCGACGACGCGCTCGAGAACATCGTGATGAACGGCAAGCCGGCGATCCTCATCGAGGAGGTCCCGCTCGACGACCCCGCGACCTACGAGCTGCTGGGCCGGGGCGACACGCTCGGTGTCTTCCAGCTCGACGGCGGGCCGATGCGCTCGCTGCTCCGGCAGATGCGGCCCGACAACTTCGAGGACATCTCCGCCGTCATCGCGCTGTACCGGCCCGGCCCGATGGGCATGAACTCGCACGTCAACTACGCGCTGCGCAAGAACGGCCTGCAGGAGATCGAGCCGATCCACCCGGAGCTGGTCGAGCCGCTCCAGGACGTGGTCGGCGTCACGCACGGCCTGATCGTCTACCAGGAGCAGGTGCAGAAGGCCGCCCAGGTGCTCGCCGGCTACTCGCTCGGACAGGCCGACCTGCTGCGTCGTGCGATGGGCAAGAAGAAGCAGGAGGTGCTCGACAAGGAGTTCGTGCCCTTCCAGGCGGGCATGCGCGAGCGCGGGTACTCCGACGCCGCCATCCAGGCCGTGTGGGACGTGCTCGTGCCGTTCGCCGGCTACGCGTTCAACAAGGCGCACTCGGCGGCGTACGGCGTCGTGTCGTACTGGACCGGCTTCCTCAAGGCGAACTACCCGACCGAGTACATGGCGGCGCTGCTCACGAGCGTCCGCGACGACAAGGACAAGTCGGCGCTGTACCTCGGCGAGTGCCGGCACATGGGCATCACCGTGCTGCCGCCGGACGTCAACTCGTCGTCCGCGAACTTCACGGCCGTCGGGGTGGACATCCGCTTCGGCCTGACCGCGGTGCGCAACGTCGGTGCCAACGTGGTCGACGCGATCGTGGCGGCGCGCGAGGAGAAGGGCGCCTTCACGTCCTTCACCGACTTCCTCGACAAGGTGCCGGCCGTCGTCTGCAACAAGCGGACGATCGAGTCGCTCATCAAGGCGGGGGCGTTCGACTCCCTCGGGCACCCGCGCCGCGCGCTGCTGCTCGTGCACGAGCAGGCCGTCGACGCGGTCATCGACGTCAAGCGCAAGGAGGCCACGGGGCAGTTCGACCTGTTCGCCGACCTGGCGGGCGACGACGAGACCGGCTCCGGCATCGCCGTGACGATCCCGGACCTGCCGGACTGGGACAAGAAGCAGCGCCTCGCGTTCGAGCGCGAGATGCTCGGGCTGTACGTCTCGGACCACCCGCTGTCGGGGCTGGAGCACGTGCTCTCGGCGCAGGCGGACGTGTCGATCGCGACGCTGAACGCCGACGAGGCGCGCCCGGACGGCTCGACCGTGGTGGTCGCGGGCCTGGTGACGAGCCTGCAGCGCAAGATGTCCAAGCAGGGCAACCCGTGGGCGGCGGTGACCCTCGAGGACATGGAGGGCTCGGTCGAGATCATGTTCTTCGGCGAGACGTACCTCGCCTACTCGACGGTGCTGGCCGAGGACGCGGTCCTCGTCGTGCGGGGGCGCGTGCGCCGCCGTGACGACACGATGCAGCTGCAGGCGATGGAGGTGTCGATCCCGGACACGTCGCAGGGGGCGGACTCGCCCGTGGTCGTGTCGTTGTCGGAGGGGCGCTGCACGCCGCCCGTGGTCGAGCGGCTGCGCGAGGTGCTCTCGACGCATCCCGGTGTCACCGAGGTGCACCTGCGGCTGACGAGCCCGGGCCGGGCGGTCCTCATGCGGCTCGACGACGGACTGCGGGTCGAGCGGTCGCCGTCGCTGTTCGGGGACCTCAAGGCGCTGCTCGGGCCGAGCTGCCTGGCGTCCTGA
- the hisD gene encoding histidinol dehydrogenase → MISRIDLRGRRPSRRELLAELPRAEFDVEHAAAVVAPILEDVRTRGAAALRDLAERFDGVRPAHLRVPADVLAGATAAIDPQVREALEETIARVRRVHAAQVPRDFTVEVAPGAQVRQRWLPVRRVGLYVPGGLAVYPSSVVMNVVAAQEAGVGSLVVVSPPQKDRDGLPDPVVLATCALLGVDEVYAAGGAQAVAMLAYGADGSDDVDGETLCEPVDVITGPGNVYVAAAKRLVRGLVGIDSEAGPTEIAILADGTADPVHVAADLVSQAEHDPLAAAVLVTPSVELAGAVEAKLVDLVEVTANRDRVAAALRGTQSAIVLVDDLEAGLDVVNAYGAEHLEIQTVDAAAWADRVTSAGAIFVGPWSPVSLGDYMAGSNHVLPTGGCAHFSSGLGVHSFLRAVQVVEYDADALAAVADRVVALADAEGLPAHGEAVRARF, encoded by the coding sequence GTGATCTCCCGCATCGACCTCCGCGGTCGCCGTCCGTCGCGTCGTGAGCTCCTCGCCGAGCTGCCCCGGGCGGAGTTCGACGTCGAGCACGCCGCGGCCGTCGTCGCGCCGATCCTCGAGGACGTGCGCACGCGGGGCGCGGCCGCCCTCCGCGACCTCGCCGAGCGCTTCGACGGCGTGCGCCCGGCCCACCTGCGGGTGCCGGCCGACGTCCTCGCCGGTGCGACGGCCGCGATCGACCCGCAGGTGCGCGAGGCCCTTGAGGAGACGATCGCGCGCGTGCGGCGCGTGCACGCCGCGCAGGTCCCGCGCGACTTCACGGTCGAGGTCGCCCCGGGCGCCCAGGTGCGGCAGCGCTGGCTGCCCGTGCGGCGCGTCGGCCTGTACGTGCCGGGCGGGCTGGCCGTGTACCCCTCGTCCGTCGTCATGAACGTCGTCGCGGCGCAGGAGGCCGGTGTCGGGTCCCTCGTGGTCGTCTCCCCGCCGCAGAAGGACCGCGACGGCCTGCCGGACCCGGTGGTCCTCGCGACGTGCGCGCTGCTCGGGGTCGACGAGGTGTACGCCGCCGGGGGTGCGCAGGCGGTCGCGATGCTGGCCTACGGCGCGGACGGCAGCGACGACGTCGACGGCGAGACGCTGTGCGAGCCGGTCGACGTCATCACCGGGCCGGGCAACGTGTACGTGGCCGCCGCCAAGCGGCTCGTGCGCGGGCTCGTGGGCATCGACTCGGAGGCCGGCCCGACGGAGATCGCGATCCTCGCCGACGGGACGGCCGACCCTGTGCACGTCGCCGCCGACCTCGTCTCGCAGGCGGAGCACGACCCCCTGGCCGCCGCCGTGCTGGTCACGCCGTCGGTCGAGCTGGCCGGGGCCGTCGAGGCCAAGCTCGTCGACCTGGTGGAGGTCACCGCCAACCGCGACCGGGTCGCGGCCGCGCTGCGCGGGACCCAGTCGGCGATCGTCCTCGTGGACGACCTCGAGGCCGGTCTGGACGTCGTCAACGCCTACGGCGCCGAGCACCTCGAGATCCAGACCGTCGATGCCGCGGCGTGGGCGGACCGCGTCACGAGCGCCGGTGCGATCTTCGTGGGGCCGTGGTCACCGGTGTCGCTCGGCGACTACATGGCGGGGTCGAACCACGTCCTGCCCACGGGCGGGTGCGCGCACTTCTCGAGCGGCCTGGGCGTGCACTCGTTCCTGCGCGCCGTGCAGGTCGTCGAGTACGACGCCGACGCGCTCGCGGCCGTGGCCGACCGGGTGGTCGCCCTGGCCGACGCCGAGGGCCTGCCCGCCCACGGCGAGGCGGTCCGCGCGCGGTTCTGA
- a CDS encoding SRPBCC family protein — MSARTPDDGTVTIGPDAAEVTFRRPYATTPEDLWDAVTDPDRARRWLGALHGDLRVGGTYELRMGEDRPDADDVAHGEILGCEPPRVLELTWRFPGERESRVRATVEQDGDGAVLVLLHTALDAPAARGYGGGWHVFLDRLDDHCAGRPVRAWDELFAERRARYADAG, encoded by the coding sequence ATGAGCGCACGCACGCCCGACGACGGCACGGTCACGATCGGTCCCGACGCCGCCGAGGTCACGTTCCGCCGGCCCTACGCCACGACGCCCGAGGACCTGTGGGACGCCGTGACCGACCCGGACCGGGCGCGGCGGTGGCTCGGCGCCCTGCACGGCGACCTGCGGGTGGGCGGGACCTACGAGCTGCGCATGGGGGAGGACCGGCCGGACGCGGACGACGTCGCGCACGGCGAGATCCTCGGGTGCGAGCCGCCGCGCGTCCTCGAGCTCACGTGGCGCTTCCCCGGGGAGCGGGAGTCCCGCGTGCGGGCGACCGTCGAGCAGGACGGGGACGGCGCGGTGCTGGTCCTCCTGCACACCGCGCTCGACGCGCCCGCCGCGCGCGGGTACGGCGGGGGCTGGCACGTCTTCCTCGACCGGCTCGACGACCACTGCGCGGGCCGGCCCGTCCGGGCGTGGGACGAGCTCTTCGCCGAGCGTCGCGCGCGCTACGCGGACGCCGGCTGA
- a CDS encoding ArsR/SmtB family transcription factor has protein sequence MHPMDALGDPVRRRLVELIGAGERPAGELAAAVGADFGISQPAVSRHLRVLREAGLVVARPRGTTRLYAVRPEAVDEVGRWAASVVRDWSPRLDALATEVARGRRAAPSRAQDDAGTRGTSTYQEDA, from the coding sequence ATGCACCCGATGGACGCCCTCGGTGACCCCGTGCGCCGCCGCCTCGTCGAGCTCATCGGCGCGGGCGAGCGGCCGGCGGGCGAGCTCGCCGCGGCCGTGGGCGCGGACTTCGGCATCAGCCAGCCCGCGGTCTCGCGGCACCTGCGGGTGCTGCGCGAGGCCGGCCTCGTCGTCGCGCGACCCCGCGGGACGACGCGGCTGTACGCGGTGCGGCCGGAGGCGGTCGACGAGGTCGGACGCTGGGCGGCGTCGGTCGTGCGGGACTGGTCGCCGCGGCTCGACGCGCTCGCGACCGAGGTCGCGCGCGGCCGGCGAGCGGCGCCGAGCCGGGCGCAGGACGACGCGGGGACCCGCGGGACGAGCACCTACCAGGAGGACGCATGA
- a CDS encoding DivIVA domain-containing protein → MALLTADDVLNKKFQATKFREGYDQDEVDDFLDEVVNTLRDVQGENDDLKTKLAAAERRIAELSRAGAQQAAPAPKPEPTPEPTPAPAPVQPAPVPALAQPPVTSASAPVRGNEPESATGMLALAQKLHDDYVRSGQEESDRLINEAKTRANRIVREAEETSQRTLGQLEQERSLLERKIDELRVFERDYRTRLKSYLENLLGDLENRGNALPPRSGQGQPVPENQSI, encoded by the coding sequence ATGGCACTGCTCACCGCAGACGACGTCCTGAACAAGAAGTTCCAGGCGACGAAGTTCCGGGAAGGCTACGACCAGGACGAGGTCGACGACTTCCTGGACGAGGTCGTCAACACCCTGCGGGACGTCCAGGGCGAGAACGACGACCTGAAGACCAAGCTGGCCGCGGCCGAGCGTCGCATCGCCGAGCTCAGCCGGGCCGGTGCCCAGCAGGCCGCCCCGGCACCGAAGCCCGAGCCCACGCCGGAGCCGACGCCGGCACCCGCGCCGGTGCAGCCGGCGCCCGTGCCCGCGCTGGCCCAGCCGCCCGTCACGTCGGCGTCCGCGCCCGTGCGCGGCAACGAGCCCGAGTCGGCCACCGGCATGCTCGCCCTGGCCCAGAAGCTGCACGACGACTACGTGCGCAGCGGCCAGGAGGAGTCGGACCGGCTCATCAACGAGGCGAAGACCCGGGCCAACCGCATCGTGCGCGAGGCCGAGGAGACGTCGCAGCGCACGCTCGGCCAGCTCGAGCAGGAGCGCTCGCTCCTGGAGCGCAAGATCGACGAGCTGCGGGTCTTCGAGCGGGACTACCGCACGCGGCTCAAGAGCTACCTCGAGAACCTCCTCGGAGACCTGGAGAACCGCGGCAACGCGCTGCCGCCGCGGTCGGGCCAGGGCCAGCCCGTGCCGGAGAACCAGAGCATCTGA
- a CDS encoding RNA-binding S4 domain-containing protein, whose protein sequence is MTHDDEPIRLGQFLKLGGIADTGGQARALLDDGAVTVNGEPETRRGRQLRPGDVVEVDLPGGVQRATVEG, encoded by the coding sequence GTGACCCATGACGACGAGCCCATCCGCCTCGGCCAGTTCCTCAAGCTCGGCGGCATCGCGGACACCGGCGGCCAGGCCCGCGCGCTGCTCGACGACGGCGCCGTCACCGTGAACGGCGAGCCCGAGACCCGCCGCGGCCGGCAGCTGCGGCCCGGCGACGTGGTCGAGGTCGACCTCCCCGGTGGCGTGCAGCGCGCGACCGTCGAGGGCTGA
- the lspA gene encoding signal peptidase II, protein MPTKDDATALPDDPSPSAATAADGDGSVPASDDVPPERRRRLLRGLVGLTLVVLVIDQLTKVWAVHALEPRERTALLGDLFGLQLVRNPGAALSIATGMTWVLTIVAVVVVVVIARVSRRIGSGSWAVALGLLLGGALGNLADRLLREPGPLRGHVIDFLAYGRLFVGNVADIAIVVAAGLIVWLTARGVHVDGTRDERHDEERTVEVDAPGSAA, encoded by the coding sequence GTGCCCACGAAGGACGACGCGACAGCTCTGCCCGACGACCCGTCGCCGTCCGCCGCGACCGCGGCGGACGGCGACGGGTCCGTCCCGGCCTCCGACGACGTGCCACCGGAGCGTCGTCGCCGACTGCTCCGCGGCCTTGTGGGCCTCACGCTGGTCGTGCTCGTGATCGACCAGCTCACGAAGGTGTGGGCGGTCCACGCGCTCGAGCCGCGCGAGCGCACGGCCCTGCTGGGTGACCTGTTCGGTCTGCAGCTCGTGCGCAACCCGGGAGCGGCGCTGTCGATCGCCACCGGGATGACGTGGGTGCTGACGATCGTCGCGGTGGTCGTCGTCGTCGTCATCGCCCGGGTGTCCCGGCGGATCGGCTCGGGGAGCTGGGCCGTGGCGCTCGGCCTGCTGCTCGGTGGAGCGCTGGGCAACCTCGCGGACAGGCTGCTGCGCGAGCCCGGGCCGCTGCGCGGGCACGTCATCGACTTCCTCGCGTACGGGCGGCTCTTCGTCGGCAACGTCGCGGACATCGCGATCGTCGTCGCGGCCGGTCTCATCGTGTGGTTGACCGCCCGGGGCGTCCACGTCGACGGGACGCGCGACGAGCGGCACGACGAGGAACGCACGGTCGAGGTCGACGCGCCGGGGAGCGCCGCGTGA
- a CDS encoding TraR/DksA family transcriptional regulator → MGSDELRDALVGLLPVREGEVPWTRSEIDEVAEDLAADRERLAAELTAAGAELSDLLRNSGDGAGDDQADSGSSALEREHELTLVNNTRDLLDQTVHALDRLAAGTFGVCESCGQAIGKARLQAFPRAMLCVTCKQREERR, encoded by the coding sequence ATGGGGTCCGACGAGCTACGGGACGCACTGGTGGGTCTCCTACCGGTGCGTGAAGGTGAGGTGCCGTGGACCCGCAGCGAGATCGACGAGGTCGCCGAGGACCTCGCAGCCGACCGTGAACGGCTCGCCGCCGAGCTGACCGCGGCCGGCGCCGAGCTCTCCGACCTGCTGCGCAACTCCGGCGACGGCGCCGGCGACGATCAGGCGGACTCCGGCTCGTCCGCGCTCGAGCGCGAGCACGAGCTCACGCTGGTCAACAACACGCGGGACCTGCTGGACCAGACCGTGCACGCCCTCGACCGCCTGGCAGCAGGGACCTTCGGGGTCTGCGAGTCCTGCGGGCAGGCCATCGGCAAGGCGCGCCTGCAGGCGTTCCCGCGCGCGATGCTGTGCGTGACCTGCAAGCAGCGCGAGGAGCGCCGCTGA
- a CDS encoding RluA family pseudouridine synthase: MSGTRALPVPDGLAGERVDAALARLLGLSRTRAAELAAEGAVRVDGRPAGKSDRLVAGAYLEVDLTPAAPTAPAVVPEPVPGMRIVHDDDDLVVIDKPVGVAAHPSPGWSGPTVVGALAATGYRISTSGAAERQGIVHRLDAGTSGLMVVAKSEHAYTVLKRAFKERTVEKVYHALAQGHPSPTTGTIDAPIGRHPSSDWKFAVVADGKPSITHYEVLEMLPGASLVEVHLETGRTHQIRVHFAALRHSLVGDLTYGADPALAERLGLTRQWLHAMRLGFEHPGTGQWFEATSEYPADLAAALETLRGAYA, encoded by the coding sequence GTGAGCGGCACGCGGGCGCTGCCCGTGCCCGACGGCCTGGCGGGAGAGCGCGTGGACGCCGCGCTCGCGCGGCTGCTCGGTCTGTCGCGCACCCGCGCGGCCGAGCTCGCGGCCGAGGGTGCCGTGCGGGTCGACGGCCGTCCCGCGGGCAAGTCCGACAGGCTCGTCGCCGGCGCGTACCTCGAGGTCGACCTGACGCCCGCCGCGCCGACGGCCCCGGCCGTGGTCCCGGAGCCCGTGCCGGGCATGCGGATCGTGCACGACGACGACGACCTCGTCGTCATCGACAAGCCGGTCGGTGTCGCGGCGCACCCGTCGCCGGGCTGGTCCGGGCCGACCGTGGTCGGCGCGCTCGCGGCGACCGGCTACCGGATCTCGACGTCGGGCGCGGCCGAGCGGCAGGGGATCGTGCACCGCCTCGACGCGGGCACGTCGGGCCTCATGGTCGTCGCCAAGAGCGAGCACGCCTACACGGTCCTCAAGCGCGCATTCAAGGAGCGCACGGTCGAGAAGGTCTACCACGCGCTCGCGCAGGGGCACCCGTCGCCGACAACGGGCACCATCGACGCGCCGATCGGCCGGCACCCGTCCTCGGACTGGAAGTTCGCGGTCGTCGCCGACGGCAAGCCGTCGATCACGCACTACGAGGTCCTGGAGATGCTGCCCGGTGCGTCGCTGGTGGAGGTGCACCTCGAGACGGGTCGCACGCACCAGATCCGCGTGCACTTCGCCGCGCTGCGGCACAGCCTCGTGGGCGATCTCACGTACGGCGCGGACCCGGCGCTCGCCGAGCGCCTCGGCCTGACGCGGCAGTGGCTGCACGCGATGCGCCTGGGGTTCGAGCACCCGGGGACCGGGCAGTGGTTCGAGGCGACCAGCGAGTACCCCGCCGACCTCGCCGCGGCCCTCGAGACGCTCCGGGGTGCGTACGCCTGA